The Equus quagga isolate Etosha38 chromosome 2, UCLA_HA_Equagga_1.0, whole genome shotgun sequence genome has a window encoding:
- the ANKRD1 gene encoding ankyrin repeat domain-containing protein 1 gives MKMLKVEELVTGKKNGSGNTGEFLPEDFRDGEYEAAVTLEKQEDLKTLPAHSVSLGEQQWKIEKQREAELKKKKLEQRSKLENLEDLEIIIQLKKRKKYRKTKVPVAKEPEPEIITEPVDVPRFLKAALENKLPVVEKFLSDKNNPDVCDEYKRTALHRACLEGHLAIVEKLMEAGAQIEFRDMLESTAIHWASRGGNLDVLKLLLNKGAKISARDKLLSTALHVAVRTGHYECAEHLIACEADLNAKDREGDTPLHDAVRLNRYKMIRLLIMYGADLNVKNCAGKTPMDLVLHWQNGTKAIFDSLKENSYKTSRIATF, from the exons ATGAAGATGCTGAAAGTAGAAGAGCTG GTCACAGGGAAGAAGAATGGCAGCGGGAACACAGGAGAGTTCCTTCCTGAGGATTTCAGAGATGGAGAGTATGAAGCTGCTGTTACTTTAGAGAAGCAAGAGGATCTGAAAACACTTCCAGCCCACTCTGTGAGCCTGGGGGAGCAACAATGGAAAATTGAGAAGCAACGAGAGGCAGAG ctcaagaagaaaaaactagAACAAAGATCAAAGCTTGAAAATTTAGAAGACCTTGAAATAATCATTcaactgaagaaaaggaaaaaatacaggaaaaccaAAGTTCCAGTTGCCAAGGAGCCTGAACCTGAAATCATT ACAGAACCTGTGGATGTGCCTCGGTTTCTGAAGGCTGCCCTGGAGAATAAACTGCCAGTAGTAGAAAAATTCTTGTCAGACAAGAACAATCCAGATGTCTGTGACGAG TATAAAAGGACAGCTCTTCATAGGGCGTGCTTGGAAGGACATTTGGCAATCGTGGAGAAGTTAATGGAAGCTGGAGCCCAGATCGAATTCCGTGATAtg CTTGAATCCACAGCTATCCACTGGGCAAGCCGTGGAGGAAACCTGGATGTCTTAAAACTGTTGCTGAATAAAGGAGCAAAAATCAGCGCCCGGGATAAG TTGCTCAGCACAGCGCTGCATGTGGCAGTGAGGACTGGCCACTACGAGTGCGCGGAGCATCTCATCGCCTGCGAAGCTGATCTCAACGCCAAAGACCGA GAAGGAGATACTCCCCTGCATGACGCTGTGAGACTGAATCGTTACAAGATGATCAGACTCCTCATTATGTATGGCGCCGACCTCAACGTCAAGAACTGT GCTGGGAAGACCCCAATGGATCTGGTGCTACATTGGCAGAATGGAACCAAAGCAATATTTGACAGCCTCAAAGAGAACTCCTACAAAACCTCCCGCATAGCTACGTTCTAA